In the genome of Salvelinus sp. IW2-2015 linkage group LG25, ASM291031v2, whole genome shotgun sequence, one region contains:
- the yipf4 gene encoding protein YIPF4, whose translation MHLSPTNGDFTFVSSTEAEDLSGTIDAPDVKLNMGSDNAKDPYATTFLRKRGYGWLLEVEEDDPEDNKPLLEELDIDLKDIYYKIRCVLMPMPSLGFNRQVVRDNPDFWGPLAIVLLFSMISIYGQFRVVSWIITIWIFGSLTIFLLARVLGGEVSYGQVLGVIGYSLLPLIVIAPLLLVIGGFDVVSTLIKLSGVFWAAYSAASLLVGDEFKTKKPLLIYPIFLLYIYFLSLYTGV comes from the exons ATGCATCTCTCTCCCACCAACGGAGATTTTACTTTCGTCTCATCAACTGAAGCCGAGG ATCTAAGCGGTACTATTGATGCCCCAGATGTTAAATTGAACATGGGCAGTGACAATGCAAAAGACCCATATGCAACCACGTTCCTGAGGAAACGAGGCTATGGCTGGCTCCTGGAAGTAGAAGAGGATGACCCCGAAGACAACAAACCTCTTCT GGAGGAGCTGGACATCGACCTGAAAGACATCTACTACAAGATCCGCTGTGTGCTCATGCCAATGCCCTCCTTGGGCTTCAACCGGCAGGTTGTGAGGGACAACCCTGACTTCTGGGGCCCGCTGGCTATAGTACTCCTTTTCTCCATGATCTCCATCTACGGACAGTTCAGG gTCGTGTCTTGGATAATTACCATTTGGATATTCGGCTCTTTAACAATCTTTTTGCTGGCTCGTGTTCTTGGTGGTGAG GTGTCTTATGGACAAGTTCTTGGAGTGATTGGATATTCTCTACTCCCGCTCATCGTTATAGCCCCATTGCTTTTGGTCATTGGGGGTTTTGATGTTGTTTCTACACTAATAAAG CTTTCTGGAGTATTTTGGGCTGCTTACAGTGCTGCTTCACTGCTCGTTGGGGATGAATTCAAAACCAAGAAGCCTCTGCTCATATACCCTATTTTCCTTTTGTACATCTACTTCCTGTCACTATATACTGGTGTCTGA
- the exo1 gene encoding exonuclease 1 — MGIQGLLQFLKDASEPISVRKYKGQTVAVDTYCWLHKGAFSCAEKLAKGEPTDQYVTYCMKFVDMLLSFGVKPILVFDGCNLPSKQEVDKARRERRQANLQKGKQLLREGKISEARDCFTRCVNVTPSMAHDVIKAARTRGVDCVVAPYEADAQLAFLNKAGIAQAIITEDSDLLAFGCKKVILKMDKQGNGLEIDQNHLGRCRSLGDVFTEEKFRHMCILSGCDYLSSLYGIGLGKACKLLRMANNPDIIKVIRKMGQYLKMNVVVPDEYIDGFVKANNTFLYQLVFDPIKRKVVPLNPYPEHMDPATLSYAGRNLGDCKGLQVALGNLDINTMERIDDFNPDATNVKPVKPRSRDWNDSQETRASTNPSIWSRGYIPGTLSASQPVGSPQRPPSTRGKERVISVQGLRLPHKNTQVKRPREDSGVSDQDVLQQYSPSGQKRSRGEEDPGPTESHHISTCPRPSATAAATHPRPHNRFATLLQRRNQEGGGDGQGMQSRFFCSGSSSSEVASQNPESFVKGEVSQDEVTENPREDYCIGGYAETEENDSVDPHSPPPSPLSASQGLGVFRWSCSSSERSRTPTPTSGLSALQQFQRKKESFSWSQEGQRTRKTPGAPSPILGKEDKDSPPNSPPSQDSAYFSQHNHTSCNVVEVSPPTRLEDSTRPKIDSSKDSDSVKSLTSSPTADEKKSSTMRPKVAGLPRMKPGDQGKGTKIRPSAPARASGLRKKPAGPGKKLTTNNENNPGLQATISGLWKNFGFKKENPKINPCKKGEPMSPVNDNMLALTHETDKDIYFISSVQKTVCL; from the exons ATGGGGATCCAGGGGCTGTTGCAGTTCCTCAAAGATGCCTCGGAGCCCATCAGTGTGAGGAAGTACAAGGGACAGACAGTGGCCGTAGACACATATTGCTGGCTTCATAAAGGGGCATTTTCTTGTGCAGAGAAACTTGCCAAAGGGGAGCCAACTGACCA GTATGTGACCTACTGCATGAAATTTGTGGACATGCTGTTGTCTTTTGGTGTGAAGCCCATCTTGGTGTTTGATGGCTGCAATCTGCCTTCAAAACAGGAGGTGGACAAAGCTCGCagaga GCGTCGTCAGGCAAATCTGCAGAAAGGCAAGCAGCTCCTACGTGAGGGAAAGATTTCAGAGGCCAGAGACTGTTTTACTCGCTGTGTTAACGTCACCCCTTCCATGGCCCATGATGTCATCAAG GCTGCAAGGACCAGAGGAGTGGACTGTGTGGTGGCCCCGTATGAAGCTGATGCCCAGCTGGCCTTCCTTAACAAGGCTGGCATTGCACAGGCTATCATCACTGAAGACTCAGATTTATTGGCGTTTGGCTGCAAAAAA GTGATCCTAAAGATGGACAAACAGGGGAACGGTCTAGAGATTGACCAGAACCACCTGGGGCGGTGCCGCTCTCTGGGTGACGTCTTCACGGAAGAGAAGTTCCGCCACATGTGTATTCTCTCTGGCTGTGACTATCTGTCCTCACTCTATGGGATTGGCTTGGGCAAAGCCTGTAAACTGCTGAGGATGGCAAACAACCCAGACATCATTAAG GTGATAAGGAAGATGGGCCAGTACCTGAAGATGAATGTGGTTGTGCCAGACGAGTACATTGACGGCTTTGTTAAGGCCAATAATACCTTCCTCTACCAGCTGGTGTTTGACCCCATCAAGAGGAAGGTGGTGCCTCTCAACCCCTATCCAGAGCACATGGACCCTGCCACCCTCAGCTATGCTGGCCG TAATTTAGGAGATTGCAAAGGTTTACAGGTGGCCCTAGGTAACCTggatataaacaccatggagaGGATTGATGACTTCAACCCAGACGCTACAAATGTCAAG CCAGTGAAACCACGCAGTCGTGACTGGAATGACAGCCAGGAGACTCGGGCCTCCACAAACCCTAGCATCTGGAGCAGAGGTTACATACCAGGCACCCTCTCTGCCTCCCAGCCTGTGGGCTCTCCACAGAGGCCTCCCTCAaccagggggaaggagagggttaTCAGTGTGCAGGGGCTGAGGCTTCCTCACAAGAACACACAGGTTAAGAGACCCAGAGAAG ACTCTGGTGTTTCAGACCAGGATGTGCTGCAGCAGTACTCTCCCTCCGGTCAGAAGCGGTCCAGAGGGGAGGAGGACCCTGGACCCACAGAGAGCCATCACATCTCAACATGCCCCCGGCCCAGTGCCACTGCTGCAGCTACCCATCCCAGACCACACAACCGCTTCGCCACCCTGCTACAGAGGAGAAACCAGGAAGGAGGTGGAGACGGGCAGGGAATGCAAAGCAG GTTCTTCTGTAGTGGCAGCAGCTCCAGTGAGGTGGCCAGCCAGAATCCGGAGTCTTTTGTCAAAGGGGAGGTGTCTCAGGATGAGGTCACAGAGAACCCCAGGGAGGACTATTGTATTGGGGGATATGCTGAGACAGAGGAAAATGACTCTGTTGACCCTCATagcccacccccctcccctctgtctgccAGTCAAGGGTTAGGGGTGTTCCGCTGGTCATGCAGCTCCTCAGAGAGATCCAGGACCCCGACACCCACATCCGGCCTCTCGGCACTGCAGCAGTTCCAGCGCAAGAAGGAAAGCTTCTCCTGGAGCCAGGAAGGCCAGAGGACTCGGAAGACCCCCGGAGCCCCATCCCCTATTCTGGGTAAAGAAGACAAGGATTCACCACCAAACTCTCCACCGTCTCAGGACAGTGCCTACTTCTCTCAGCATAACCACACTTCCTGCAATGTAGTGGAAGTGTCCCCACCCACTCGGCTGGAGGATTCCACCAGGCCT AAAATTGACTCCAGTAAGGATTCAGACTCTGTCAAAAGCCTGACTTCTTCTCCAACAGCAGATGAAAAGAAATCCAGCACAATGAGACCGAAG GTGGCAGGTCTCCCGCGGATGAAACCCGGTGACCAAGGGAAAGGGACAAAGATCCGACCCTCTGCCCCTGCCAGGGCCAGTGGCCTCCGTaaaaagcctgcaggtcctggaAAGAAACTAACCACCAACAATGAGAACAATCCTGGCCTCCAGGCCACCATCAGTGGTCTCTGGAAAAACTTTGGTTTTAAGAA AGAAAATCCGAAGATAAACCCCTGTAAGAAAGGAGAGCCCATGTCACCAGTGAATGACAACATGCTAGCCCTCACACATGAAACGGACAAGGATATTTACTTCATCTCCAGTGTTCAGAAAACAGTATGCCTCTGA